In a single window of the Gossypium hirsutum isolate 1008001.06 chromosome A13, Gossypium_hirsutum_v2.1, whole genome shotgun sequence genome:
- the LOC107895244 gene encoding basic leucine zipper 34, translating into MAELPPKIPNISQNWPSFPHDKMPSMANFFPSTITNHPSWVDEFLDFSSARRGAHRRSMSDSIAFLEQPLVEEECRDSNAMPMMTTTTVSNLNTFDRLDDDQLMSLFSDDIAVTMAASAPTVSSSNPSTPTSSNNEEKTAPSTDLQQPKNEPGEVESTRKLSASEAPPSSNGDSIIDPKRVKRILANRQSAQRSRVRKLQYISQLERSVTTLQTEVSALSPRVAFLDHQRLILNVDNSALKQRIAALAQDKIFKDAHQEALKKEIERLRQVYQQQQNLKNMNTTTTNRHALPSQQQQPPPSSPPPPQNEEQLDQRKRES; encoded by the exons ATGGCTGAACTACCTCCTAAAATACCCAATATCTCCCAAAATTGGCCTTCTTTTCCTCATGACAAAATGCCTTCCATGGCAAACTTCTTTCCCTCCACCATCACCAACCACCCTTCATGGGTGGACGAGTTCCTCGACTTCTCCTCCGCCCGTCGCGGCGCTCACCGTCGTTCCATGAGCGACTCCATAGCCTTCCTTGAACAACCATTGGTGGAGGAAGAATGCAGGGACTCCAATGCCATGCCCATGATGACTACCACGACGGTATCAAATTTAAATACGTTCGATCGTCTTGACGATGACCAGCTCATGTCGTTATTCTCCGACGATATTGCCGTCACCATGGCAGCATCTGCTCCAACGGTATCTTCGTCCAATCCATCGACGCCGACGTCTAGCAACAATGAGGAGAAAACAGCACCCTCAACGGATCTGCAGCAACCCAAAAATGAGCCAGGGGAGGTTGAGAGCACACGCAAGCTATCCGCCTCAGAAGCTCCACCATCCTCCAACGGCGATTCTATCATCGATCCAAAAAgggttaaaag AATTCTGGCAAACCGGCAATCAGCTCAAAGATCAAGAGTGAGAAAGCTTCAATATATTTCACAACTTGAAAGAAGCGTTACAACATTACAG ACTGAAGTATCAGCATTATCACCGAGGGTTGCATTCTTGGATCATCAAAGGTTGATTCTAAATGTTGACAATAGTGCTTTGAAACAAAGGATTGCTGCTTTGGCTcaagataaaattttcaaagatg CTCATCAAGAAGCATTGAAGAAGGAAATTGAGAGACTACGacaagtctatcaacaacaacaaaatctCAAGAACATGAACACCACCACCACCAACCGCCATGCACTACCATCACAACAACAACAACCGCCTCCGTCATCTCCGCCACCGCCACAAAATGAAGAACAACTTgatcaaagaaaaagagagagctAG
- the LOC107895245 gene encoding LOW QUALITY PROTEIN: ras-related protein RABA1f (The sequence of the model RefSeq protein was modified relative to this genomic sequence to represent the inferred CDS: substituted 1 base at 1 genomic stop codon) produces MAAYRADDDYDYLFKVVLIGDSGVGKSNLLSRFTRNEFSLESKSTIGVEFATRSIRVDDKVVKAQIWDTAGQERYRAITSAYYRGAVGALLVYDVTRHVTFENVERWLKELRGHTDSNIVIMLVGNKADLXHLRAVSTDDAKAFAERENTFFMETSALESMNVETAFTEVLTQIHHVVSRKALEVGDDPAALPKGRTINVGSKDDVSAVKNAGCCSA; encoded by the exons ATGGCGGCGTATAGAGCAGATGATGACTACGATTACTTATTCAAGGTGGTGTTGATCGGAGATTCAGGTGTTGGGAAATCGAATTTGTTGTCGAGATTTACGAGGAACGAGTTTAGCCTTGAATCCAAATCCACAATCGGAGTTGAATTCGCCACCCGAAGTATTCGGGTCGATGATAAGGTCGTTAAGGCACAGATTTGGGACACCGCCGGACAAGAAAG aTACCGAGCGATTACAAGTGCGTACTACCGTGGAGCTGTTGGTGCATTGCTTGTCTATGATGTCACTCGACATGTCACATTTGAGAATGTTGAAAGATGGTTGAAGGAATTACGAGGTCACACGGATTCGAATATCGTGATTATGCTTGTTGGTAACAAGGCGGACCTGTGACACTTGCGTGCTGTTTCCACCGATGATGCTAAGGCCTTTGCCGAGAGAGAAAATACCTTCTTTATGGAGACATCTGCCCTTGAGTCTATGAATGTTGAGACTGCATTCACTGAAGTACTAACTCAAATACATCATGTTGTCAGTCGAAAAGCACTTGAAGTAGGAGATGATCCTGCAGCATTACCAAAGGGACGAACCATAAATGTAGGAAGCAAGGATGATGTTTCAGCCGTCAAGAACGCTGGCTGCTGTTCTGCTTAA